A window of the Branchiostoma floridae strain S238N-H82 chromosome 12, Bfl_VNyyK, whole genome shotgun sequence genome harbors these coding sequences:
- the LOC118428200 gene encoding uncharacterized protein LOC118428200 isoform X1: MDREEIDWKKPVLYSPSGGKVDFYVADQNKNPENRHRSRRGRPRPEFRKLPKKNAAPIMHNIGPGFVIPRYKRANYPDELLLQNPDTAPPKRPIYDNFHYPTKHVPKHVLKPANWTSILREINRLWKLSRSFHLEQIRKRAEKSRAISEQDHTNHDDDDEPDFEVSAHGQAPRKTRSCPVSPLRTTKKVYRNTKPWIP, encoded by the exons ATGGATCGCGAAGAGATAGACTGGAAAAAACCTGTCTTGTATTCACCAAGTGGTGGAAAAGTCGACTTTTATGTTGCGGATCAGAA TAAGAACCCGGAAAACAGACATCGTTCCAGGCGTGGTCGGCCTCGACCTGAGTTTCGAAAGCTCCCCAAGAAAAATGCCGCCCCAATCATGCACAACATTGGGCCAGGCTTCGTCATCCCTCGGTACAAGCGGGCAAACTATCCAGATGAGCTCTTATTGCAGAACCCTG ATACTGCTCCTCCAAAAAGACCGATCTACGATAACTTTCACTACCCCACCAAACATGTCCCTAAGCACGTCCTCAAGCCGGCCAACTGGACCTCCATCTTGAGGGAGATCAACCGTCTGTGGAAGTTGTCCAGGTCCTTCCACCTGGAAC aaattcggAAGCGTGCAGAAAAGTCCAGAGCCATATCAGAACAGGACCATACcaaccatgatgatgatgatgaaccaG ATTTCGAAGTCAGTGCTCATGGTCAAGCTCCGAGGAAGACCAGAAGTTGTCCGGTGTCTCCCTTGAGGACAACAAAGAAAGTATACCGTAACACAAAACCTTGGATCCCATGA
- the LOC118428200 gene encoding uncharacterized protein LOC118428200 isoform X2 — MLRIRSVFPCSKNPENRHRSRRGRPRPEFRKLPKKNAAPIMHNIGPGFVIPRYKRANYPDELLLQNPDTAPPKRPIYDNFHYPTKHVPKHVLKPANWTSILREINRLWKLSRSFHLEQIRKRAEKSRAISEQDHTNHDDDDEPDFEVSAHGQAPRKTRSCPVSPLRTTKKVYRNTKPWIP, encoded by the exons ATGTTGCGGATCAGAA GTGTATTTCCCTGTAGTAAGAACCCGGAAAACAGACATCGTTCCAGGCGTGGTCGGCCTCGACCTGAGTTTCGAAAGCTCCCCAAGAAAAATGCCGCCCCAATCATGCACAACATTGGGCCAGGCTTCGTCATCCCTCGGTACAAGCGGGCAAACTATCCAGATGAGCTCTTATTGCAGAACCCTG ATACTGCTCCTCCAAAAAGACCGATCTACGATAACTTTCACTACCCCACCAAACATGTCCCTAAGCACGTCCTCAAGCCGGCCAACTGGACCTCCATCTTGAGGGAGATCAACCGTCTGTGGAAGTTGTCCAGGTCCTTCCACCTGGAAC aaattcggAAGCGTGCAGAAAAGTCCAGAGCCATATCAGAACAGGACCATACcaaccatgatgatgatgatgaaccaG ATTTCGAAGTCAGTGCTCATGGTCAAGCTCCGAGGAAGACCAGAAGTTGTCCGGTGTCTCCCTTGAGGACAACAAAGAAAGTATACCGTAACACAAAACCTTGGATCCCATGA
- the LOC118428198 gene encoding uncharacterized protein LOC118428198, producing the protein MQTARAALGVALRVCPRTAVSTYTRPAAGMVLVHTSPPRPSGSQQNCLRPDMPYKTGHADWSGLDLGLFIGAGVLVTAGLYEHKRSLATHTPSEVPPFEGAGVQYVPSVNSQYTGLNLVSLAPQTPAGVLCRSAAFPLGKNDRKVAGSEASGGDKKDQQVFAQFGRPAETNEETTSTEEANKCPRDVSDETPTAVGPVKMRDKALSAVEDVRTASTESKTSGDEADGRDIKEVFNDAVNKRGTPQCLPDTKTRADHNEADVSSENDVTASDDDQGPTIELMTSNSDISDQKSPSACPLGGGQVSEGNVGKDHDFCGDDVTSDISTDVMNTCSLPNPADGENAGNDVISSSGETSPRRADFTEAEVITVTACPVRHELSAATREVIGSTPHVTDKTDTEISSEQFLSEGHFDSESGHLSQHVPVSPRLQRKLRCAVFYADWREDSQFCHRDDVTTDQKVRFSWFGQEHDDDLDDVTEVKVYCAVLEGVWREECGLVENHVTNTTGGDDDMESYYPGHGRRNGIQSGNENWV; encoded by the exons ATGCAAACCGCTAGAGCGGCGCTAGGCGTCGCCTTGCGGGTCTGTCCCAGAACTGCAGTGTCCACCTACACTAGACCAGCCGCAG GTATGGTGCTTGTGCACACTTCACCACCGCGCCCTAGCGGTTCCCAACAGAACTGCCTCCGTCCGGACATGCCGTACAAGACCGGCCATGCGGACTGGAGCGGTCTGGACCTGGGGCTCTTCATCGGGGCGGGCGTCCTTGTCACTGCCGGGCTGTATGAG CACAAAAGATCTCTGGCCACGCACACACCGTCCGAAGTACCACCTTTCGAAGGTGCAGGTGTTCAGTACGTCCCGTCAGTAAACAGTCAGTACACGGGCCTGAACCTGGTATCGCTGGCGCCGCAGACCCCGGCCGGGGTGCTGTGCAGGAGCGCCGCCTTTCCTCTCGGAAAGAACGACAGGAAAGTAGCCGGGAGCGAGGCTAGTGGAGGTGACAAGAAAGACCAGCAAGTCTTCGCCCAGTTTGGTAGGCCTGCTGAAACAAACGAGGAGACTACCTCCACCGAGGAGGCCAACAAGTGCCCACGGGATGTCTCGGACGAGACGCCGACGGCTGTCGGTCCCGTGAAGATGCGCGACAAGGCGCTGTCCGCTGTGGAAGACGTCCGTACAGCTTCCACAGAGAGTAAGACGTCTGGAGACGAAGCAGATGGAAGAGACATCAAGGAAGTGTTCAACGATGCTGTGAACAAGAGAG gCACACCACAGTGCTTGCCTGACACAAAGACAAGGGCAGACCACAACGAAGCAGACGTGTCGTCTGAAAATGACGTCACCGCGTCTGATGATGACCAGGGGCCGACGATAGAGCTGATGACGTCCAACTCTGACATCAGCGACCAGAAGTCACCTTCCGCGTGTCCTCTTGGAGGGGGCCAAGTCTCCGAGGGGAACGTCGGGAAGGACCACGACTTCTGTGGGGATGACGTCACCTCTGACATCAGCACTGACGTCATGAACACCTGCAGCCTGCCAAATCCCGCTGACGgagaaaacgcgggaaatgacgtcatcagcagcTCGGGAGAAACAAGTCCTCGACGCGCTGACTTCACAGAGGCAGAAGTCATCACAGTCACGGCATGTCCCGTTCGGCACGAGCTTAGCGCTGCTACACGAGAGGTGATCGGATCCACGCCACACGTCACAGACAAGACGGACACTGAGATCAGCTCGGAACAGTTCCTGTCCGAGGGACATTT TGACTCCGAGAGCGGCCACCTGTCCCAGCACGTACCCGTGAGTCCCCGGCTGCAGAGGAAACTGAGATGTGCCGTGTTCTACGCTGATTGGCGGGAAGACAGCCAGTTCTGTCACCGAGATGACGTCACGACCGACCAGAAGGTTCGCTTCTCCTGGTTCGGGCAGGAGCATGACGACGaccttgatgacgtcactgAGGTGAAGGTCTACTGCGCGGTTCTTGAGGGTGTGTGGAGAGAAGAGTGCGGGTTGGTGGAGAATCACGTGACCAACACGACAGGTGGTGATGACGACATGGAGTCATACTACCCTGGACACGGGCGCAGGAACGGCATCCAGTCTGGGAACGAGAACTGGGTCTAA